The following are encoded together in the Xanthomonas vesicatoria ATCC 35937 genome:
- the xopD gene encoding Ulp1 family type III secretion system effector isopeptidase XopD: MHPLLESLPRRNSTQVHADASVHRMRAAASTSETHTDYSEILELIGAYGDNKDMRALQRRFTGFSRFLADSGLSHVSGRQMLQELNEGQRDQVIHQIIRRIEHSADAEYREIALSRLETQCSRNIVLSQWALDRIAQAKDKAKAETKAKAKTTAKAKTTAKTTAKAKAEAETTAKAKAEATDVAQRKINEIIEYLPIYEALGKVPPAVAFSNYLHGDGSFGKTLRNILPYITPDQKKRFVLASERRKLTLAAQSKPLKGVFRTLHQDPDLLLEISRKFSNRAYSIEDARSGYLSQARLEEMVDQETGELTPLGEAVISGASEGIQAAIRANFRLRYQQPDLPPYSPTQAFHRPEETWHPDAPADSSYSSLLPPTPSGGWQLPPTPYGGWPQNASGEWHPDTPADSSYSSLLPPTPSGGWQLPPTPHGGWPQNASGEWHPDTPADSSYSPLLPPTPSGGWQLPPTPYGGWPQNASGEWHPDTSAGSSYPAWPAQPEASSSTFDDLESLDYRQNYGYREFDLNTPQEEEELWDYSTQTPVGHSAMSPERIDVDNLPSPQDVPDPELPPVTATSWLQDGHLRAYTDDLARRLRGQPNAHLLHFADSQVVAMLSSTDPDQQSRARRLLVGDEAPPIVFLPINQPNAHWSLLVVDRRNEDAVAAYYYDSMAQTQPQQRYLADMAAYHLGLDHEQTQEMPTAIQPDGYSCGDHVLTGIETLAHRVIDGTFDYAGGRDLRDIEPDRGLIRDRLAQAEQAPAESSVRQAPERPIEQKKKKSKWWKKF, from the coding sequence ATGCATCCGCTGCTTGAATCCCTCCCGCGAAGAAATTCCACGCAAGTGCATGCCGATGCCTCAGTCCATCGGATGCGGGCAGCCGCGTCGACCTCCGAAACCCATACGGATTACTCAGAAATATTAGAACTAATCGGCGCCTATGGCGATAACAAAGACATGCGCGCGCTACAAAGAAGATTTACAGGTTTTTCTCGCTTTTTGGCAGACAGTGGCCTGTCACATGTAAGTGGCAGGCAGATGCTTCAGGAATTGAATGAAGGTCAACGCGACCAAGTCATACATCAAATAATAAGACGAATTGAGCATTCTGCGGATGCTGAATATCGAGAAATTGCGCTGAGCCGACTGGAGACGCAGTGCAGTCGAAACATTGTGCTGAGCCAATGGGCCTTGGATCGCATTGCCCAAGCCAAAGACAAAGCCAAAGCCGAAACCAAGGCCAAAGCCAAAACCACGGCCAAAGCCAAAACCACGGCCAAAACCACGGCCAAAGCCAAAGCCGAAGCCGAAACCACGGCCAAAGCCAAAGCTGAAGCCACAGACGTGGCCCAACGCAAGATCAACGAAATTATAGAATATCTACCAATATATGAAGCATTAGGGAAAGTGCCACCGGCTGTGGCATTCTCTAATTACTTGCATGGTGATGGCTCATTTGGCAAGACGCTACGTAACATCCTTCCATACATCACCCCAGATCAGAAGAAAAGATTTGTTCTAGCAAGCGAGAGGCGCAAACTGACCTTGGCCGCTCAAAGCAAGCCTCTAAAAGGCGTATTCCGGACCCTCCATCAAGACCCAGATTTGCTCCTTGAAATTTCAAGAAAATTCAGCAATAGAGCGTACAGTATCGAAGACGCAAGAAGCGGATATTTATCACAAGCAAGGCTGGAAGAAATGGTCGACCAGGAAACCGGCGAACTGACTCCTCTGGGTGAAGCCGTGATTTCAGGAGCATCCGAAGGCATCCAGGCGGCAATTCGCGCCAATTTCAGACTTCGTTATCAACAACCGGACCTGCCTCCATACAGTCCCACTCAGGCCTTCCATCGGCCAGAAGAAACGTGGCATCCCGATGCTCCGGCTGATTCTTCCTATTCGTCCCTATTGCCGCCCACCCCCTCTGGTGGTTGGCAGTTGCCGCCCACCCCCTATGGCGGTTGGCCGCAGAACGCATCAGGTGAGTGGCATCCCGATACTCCGGCGGATTCTTCCTATTCGTCCCTATTGCCGCCCACCCCCTCTGGTGGTTGGCAGTTGCCACCCACCCCCCATGGCGGTTGGCCGCAGAACGCATCAGGTGAGTGGCATCCCGATACTCCGGCGGATTCTTCCTATTCGCCCCTATTGCCGCCCACCCCCTCTGGTGGTTGGCAGTTGCCGCCCACCCCCTATGGCGGTTGGCCGCAGAACGCATCAGGTGAATGGCATCCCGATACTTCGGCGGGTTCTTCCTATCCTGCATGGCCAGCCCAGCCCGAAGCATCGAGTTCCACCTTCGATGATCTCGAGTCCTTGGACTATAGGCAGAACTATGGTTATCGCGAATTCGACCTCAACACCCCCCAGGAAGAAGAGGAGCTTTGGGACTACAGCACGCAGACTCCCGTGGGGCACTCGGCCATGAGTCCCGAGAGGATCGATGTGGACAATCTGCCGTCGCCCCAGGACGTCCCAGACCCCGAGCTTCCTCCAGTGACGGCCACTTCGTGGCTGCAAGATGGACATCTGCGCGCCTACACCGACGACCTCGCTCGTCGATTGAGAGGACAGCCCAATGCCCATTTACTCCACTTTGCCGACTCACAGGTAGTGGCCATGCTGAGTTCCACAGATCCAGACCAGCAGTCCCGCGCACGGCGCCTTCTTGTCGGAGACGAAGCCCCACCTATCGTGTTCCTGCCGATCAATCAGCCCAACGCGCACTGGTCATTGCTCGTCGTCGACCGTCGTAACGAGGACGCCGTTGCAGCCTACTACTACGATTCCATGGCACAGACGCAGCCCCAGCAACGCTACCTTGCCGACATGGCGGCCTACCACCTTGGCCTTGATCATGAGCAAACTCAGGAAATGCCCACCGCGATACAGCCGGACGGTTATTCCTGCGGCGATCATGTGCTGACCGGAATAGAGACGCTGGCTCACAGGGTGATCGACGGCACCTTCGACTACGCGGGCGGCAGAGACCTGCGTGATATCGAACCAGACCGCGGCCTCATCAGGGATCGTCTTGCCCAAGCGGAGCAAGCTCCAGCAGAAAGCAGCGTCAGGCAAGCTCCCGAACGGCCCATCGAACAGAAGAAAAAGAAAAGCAAGTGGTGGAAAAAGTTCTAG
- a CDS encoding MinD/ParA family protein, which translates to MQSREYAKLTNAFPLSATRPEPLGPVRTIAVTGGKGGVGKTNISANLAVALADMGKRTLLLDADLGLANLDVVLGLSPKYTLADLIAGRCTLDEVIIEGPGGVLVVPAASGRRHMAELAPAQHIGLVNVFSELERDLDVMVIDTAAGITDSVLTFCQAAQDTVVVVCDEPASITDAYALIKVLSRERGVDRLQIIANMVRDPNEGRLLYDKLSRVCEKFLGDVSLNYLGHVPQDDWLRLSVQRQQPVIKAYPSSPSAQAIAEIARRTSRWQAPTVPRGNVEFFVERIIQRGVAA; encoded by the coding sequence ATGCAGTCGCGTGAATACGCAAAGCTGACCAACGCCTTCCCCCTGTCGGCGACCCGTCCCGAGCCTTTGGGCCCGGTGCGCACCATTGCCGTGACCGGTGGCAAGGGCGGCGTGGGCAAGACCAACATCTCCGCCAACCTGGCCGTGGCGCTTGCCGACATGGGCAAACGCACGCTGCTGCTGGACGCCGACCTTGGTCTGGCCAACCTGGATGTGGTCCTGGGCCTGTCGCCCAAGTACACCCTGGCCGACCTGATCGCCGGCCGCTGCACGCTCGATGAAGTCATCATCGAAGGTCCCGGCGGCGTGCTGGTAGTGCCGGCCGCGTCCGGTCGCCGTCACATGGCCGAATTGGCCCCAGCCCAGCACATCGGCCTGGTCAATGTGTTCTCCGAACTGGAACGCGACCTGGACGTGATGGTCATCGACACCGCCGCCGGCATCACCGACAGCGTGCTGACCTTCTGCCAGGCCGCGCAGGACACGGTGGTGGTGGTCTGCGACGAGCCGGCCTCGATCACCGACGCCTACGCGCTGATCAAGGTGCTCTCCCGCGAACGCGGCGTGGACCGCCTGCAGATCATCGCCAACATGGTGCGCGACCCCAACGAAGGCCGCCTGCTGTACGACAAGCTCTCGCGCGTCTGCGAAAAGTTCCTCGGCGATGTGTCGCTGAACTACCTCGGCCACGTGCCGCAGGACGACTGGTTGCGCCTGTCGGTGCAGCGTCAGCAACCCGTCATCAAGGCCTACCCGTCAAGCCCATCGGCGCAGGCCATTGCAGAAATCGCACGCCGTACCTCGCGCTGGCAGGCCCCCACCGTGCCGCGCGGCAACGTCGAGTTCTTTGTCGAACGCATCATTCAACGGGGAGTGGCCGCATGA
- a CDS encoding protein phosphatase CheZ, with translation MDATIDTNAERAALIDRLQGALDALESGDEIAWRREVDHLAALRTRPMMQGLSRLARELGQALGELPTVPEEAGELDDACSRLDHVVEMTEKASHRTLDLVEECRVLANQLREGGLNQDQGALMDKMRHNLTELSLAQSYQDLSGQIIRRVAGIVRRVHEGFGALGLPPKSSEPKKDDGGLAGPAVKGLDRHAVSQDDADDLLSGLGL, from the coding sequence ATGGACGCCACCATCGATACCAATGCAGAACGCGCCGCGCTGATCGACCGCCTGCAGGGCGCGCTCGATGCGTTGGAAAGCGGCGACGAAATTGCCTGGCGCCGTGAGGTGGATCATCTCGCCGCCTTGCGCACCCGTCCGATGATGCAGGGCCTGAGCCGGCTCGCGCGCGAACTGGGCCAGGCGCTGGGCGAGTTGCCCACCGTGCCTGAGGAAGCCGGCGAACTGGACGATGCCTGCTCGCGCCTGGATCACGTGGTGGAAATGACCGAAAAGGCCAGCCATCGCACGCTGGATCTGGTCGAAGAGTGCCGCGTGCTGGCCAACCAGCTGCGCGAAGGCGGCCTCAATCAGGACCAGGGCGCGCTGATGGACAAGATGCGCCACAACCTGACCGAGCTGTCGCTGGCGCAGAGCTACCAGGATCTCAGCGGGCAGATCATCCGGCGTGTGGCCGGGATCGTGCGCCGCGTGCATGAAGGCTTCGGTGCGCTGGGCCTGCCGCCCAAGAGCAGCGAGCCGAAGAAAGACGACGGCGGTCTTGCCGGTCCTGCAGTCAAGGGCCTGGACCGTCATGCGGTGTCGCAGGACGACGCCGACGATTTGCTGTCCGGATTGGGGTTGTAA
- a CDS encoding RNA polymerase sigma factor FliA, whose amino-acid sequence MSTATATTASAQYRAVQRNNANDVVTQHADLVRRIAHHLAARLPASVEVDDLIQAGMIGLIEASRSYDSDQGASFETYASIRIRGSMIDEIRRGDWVPRSVHRRARDAAAAVRKIEQNTGRAAAATEVAAAMEMPLPDYLRLMEDAARGQVLSLESRIEDHGELDTTAKGGPNPQQMMERGEFGRELGKAIGQLPEREQLVLSLYYEQELNLKEIGAVLGVSESRVCQIHGQAVVRLRGRLKVFELADAGVEIDD is encoded by the coding sequence ATGAGCACTGCTACCGCAACCACGGCCAGCGCGCAGTACCGCGCCGTGCAGCGCAACAACGCCAACGACGTGGTGACCCAGCACGCCGACCTGGTCCGCCGCATCGCCCACCATCTGGCGGCGCGTCTGCCGGCCAGCGTGGAAGTGGACGACCTGATCCAGGCCGGCATGATCGGCCTGATCGAAGCCTCGCGCAGTTACGACTCCGACCAGGGCGCCTCGTTCGAAACCTATGCCTCGATCCGTATCCGCGGCTCGATGATCGACGAGATCCGCCGTGGCGACTGGGTACCGCGCTCGGTGCACCGCCGTGCCCGCGACGCTGCCGCCGCAGTACGCAAGATCGAGCAGAACACCGGCCGCGCCGCCGCCGCCACCGAAGTGGCCGCAGCCATGGAAATGCCGCTGCCCGATTACCTGCGGCTGATGGAAGACGCCGCACGCGGCCAGGTGCTGAGCCTGGAATCGCGCATCGAAGATCACGGCGAGCTGGATACCACCGCCAAAGGTGGCCCCAACCCGCAGCAGATGATGGAGCGTGGCGAATTCGGCCGCGAGCTGGGCAAGGCCATCGGCCAGCTGCCCGAGCGCGAGCAGCTGGTGCTGTCGCTGTACTACGAACAGGAATTGAACCTGAAGGAAATCGGCGCCGTGCTGGGTGTCAGCGAGTCGCGCGTCTGCCAGATCCATGGCCAGGCCGTGGTGCGTTTGCGCGGCCGCCTCAAAGTCTTCGAACTGGCTGATGCCGGTGTCGAAATCGACGACTAA
- the cheY gene encoding chemotaxis response regulator CheY produces the protein MNKNMRILIVDDFSTMRRIVKNLLADLGFTNTAEAEDGNSALAALRAGPFDFVVTDWNMPGMTGIDLLRNIRADAKLKHLPVMMVTAEAKREQIIEAAQCGVNGYIIKPFTAQTLEEKLGKVFERLAATA, from the coding sequence GTGAATAAGAACATGCGGATCCTGATCGTGGACGACTTCTCGACGATGCGACGTATCGTCAAGAATCTGTTGGCGGATCTCGGCTTCACCAATACCGCAGAGGCCGAAGACGGCAACAGCGCGCTGGCCGCGTTGCGTGCGGGCCCGTTCGATTTCGTGGTGACGGACTGGAACATGCCCGGCATGACCGGCATCGACCTGCTGCGCAACATCCGCGCCGACGCCAAGCTCAAGCACCTGCCGGTGATGATGGTGACCGCCGAAGCCAAGCGCGAGCAGATCATCGAAGCGGCGCAGTGTGGCGTGAACGGCTACATCATCAAGCCGTTCACCGCGCAGACGCTGGAAGAAAAGCTGGGCAAGGTGTTCGAACGTCTGGCGGCGACCGCCTGA
- a CDS encoding XVIPCD domain-containing protein encodes MEIDKAQYEKLEAFGAAPAKHGFNMEYHGAKNSCIDFTWDALNHAGLHRKTKDGVDKGFEGDIRPVENVDDIKSIPAPVPKSELNKEHNNPKPKQELWQKVIGEAQPPGEQVSPLQEVTQLARVLPTDPLHHQAEEAVRRLEQGLGREYDDNSARLAASSAYLAKENGLSRIDHVVLSENTKSVRQGENVFVVEGALNDPAHKMAHMKTSDAIAQPVEQSFAQLQALGETQRQQQSQQQDQQREQSIAPQHRMV; translated from the coding sequence ATGGAGATCGATAAGGCGCAGTATGAAAAGCTGGAGGCCTTCGGCGCGGCCCCTGCTAAGCACGGGTTCAATATGGAATATCACGGTGCTAAAAACAGTTGTATCGACTTCACATGGGATGCGCTCAATCACGCCGGACTGCACCGGAAGACAAAAGATGGAGTTGATAAAGGCTTTGAGGGGGATATCAGACCCGTAGAAAACGTAGATGATATCAAGAGCATTCCTGCTCCTGTGCCTAAAAGTGAGTTGAATAAGGAGCACAACAATCCGAAGCCCAAACAGGAACTTTGGCAAAAGGTGATTGGTGAGGCGCAGCCGCCCGGTGAGCAGGTATCTCCATTACAGGAAGTAACACAGCTCGCGAGAGTGCTGCCAACAGATCCGCTGCATCATCAAGCAGAAGAAGCCGTTCGCCGCCTTGAGCAAGGTCTCGGCCGCGAGTACGACGACAACAGCGCACGGCTGGCAGCAAGCAGCGCGTATTTAGCCAAAGAGAACGGGCTGTCGCGAATCGATCATGTTGTGCTGAGCGAGAACACCAAGTCCGTGCGACAGGGTGAGAACGTTTTCGTTGTGGAAGGCGCGTTGAACGACCCCGCCCACAAGATGGCGCATATGAAGACGAGTGATGCGATTGCGCAGCCCGTCGAGCAATCCTTTGCGCAATTACAGGCCTTGGGCGAAACTCAGCGCCAACAGCAATCCCAGCAGCAGGATCAACAGCGAGAGCAGTCGATTGCGCCTCAACACCGGATGGTGTGA
- the flhF gene encoding flagellar biosynthesis protein FlhF, giving the protein MKIKRFVAPDMRTAFRMVREEHGPDAVILSNRRTAEGIEIVAASNYDEELVQRALETARSDAPVTHTAPQQAPVQQAPAQPAQAAARPAAPVHAPLKPAADAGMSHRQRVASAAEEMIAAMALRQPASVPRQAPVATPIRSAAPMPAVQDLAAPVVQRQEHALSAVPEQLFADFLTTAPAQRPAVQAAPAQAPTPVVAAAVGAPAYAAQDQDDDAFADEADFDLDDALPQILPPAALPPIVVAPPAPAALAAVPVAAAPIPQNDEELKQLRGELALMRQMIEREMNRLTDERLRGSPVRAQALELMDDYGFDAGLTRDVAMQIPADTELHRGRGLMLGLLSKRLPVAPVDPLERGGVIALVGPTGAGKTTTIAKLAQRFAAQHAPRDVALVTTDTLRVGGREQLHSYGRQLGIAVHEADSAESLLELLDRLRDYKLVLIDTAGMGQRDRALAAQLNWLRAAQQVTSLLVLPANSHFADLDEVVRRFAHAKPQGVVLTKLDETGRFGSALSVVVDHQLPITWVTDGQRVPDDLHRANAASLVLRLEDLRRAADKPCTPEHNHAVA; this is encoded by the coding sequence ATGAAGATCAAACGCTTTGTTGCCCCGGACATGCGCACCGCATTCCGCATGGTGCGCGAGGAACACGGCCCGGATGCCGTGATCCTGTCCAACCGTCGTACCGCCGAAGGCATCGAGATCGTCGCCGCCAGCAACTACGACGAAGAACTCGTGCAGCGTGCACTGGAAACCGCACGCTCCGATGCGCCGGTCACCCACACCGCTCCGCAGCAGGCACCCGTGCAGCAGGCTCCGGCACAGCCGGCGCAGGCCGCTGCCCGCCCTGCCGCACCGGTACACGCCCCGCTCAAGCCGGCCGCCGATGCGGGCATGAGCCACCGTCAGCGCGTTGCCAGCGCCGCCGAAGAAATGATCGCCGCCATGGCCCTGCGTCAGCCGGCCAGCGTGCCGCGCCAGGCCCCGGTCGCCACCCCGATCCGCAGCGCGGCGCCGATGCCGGCCGTGCAGGATCTGGCTGCGCCGGTCGTACAGCGCCAGGAACACGCGCTGTCGGCGGTCCCGGAACAGCTGTTCGCCGACTTTTTGACCACCGCTCCGGCGCAGCGCCCGGCCGTGCAGGCCGCGCCGGCCCAGGCGCCGACCCCGGTCGTGGCCGCAGCGGTGGGCGCGCCCGCCTACGCCGCCCAGGACCAGGACGACGACGCCTTCGCCGACGAGGCCGACTTCGACCTGGACGACGCGCTGCCGCAGATCCTGCCGCCGGCCGCGCTGCCGCCGATCGTGGTCGCCCCGCCGGCCCCCGCCGCGCTGGCCGCAGTGCCGGTGGCCGCCGCGCCGATCCCGCAGAACGACGAAGAACTCAAGCAGCTGCGCGGCGAGCTGGCGCTGATGCGCCAGATGATCGAGCGCGAAATGAACCGCCTCACCGACGAGCGCCTGCGTGGCTCTCCGGTGCGTGCACAGGCCCTGGAACTGATGGACGACTACGGCTTCGACGCCGGCCTGACCCGCGATGTCGCCATGCAGATCCCGGCCGATACCGAATTGCACCGTGGCCGCGGGCTGATGCTGGGCCTGCTGTCCAAGCGCCTGCCGGTCGCCCCGGTCGACCCGCTGGAACGCGGCGGCGTGATCGCCCTGGTCGGCCCGACCGGTGCCGGCAAGACCACCACCATCGCCAAGCTGGCGCAGCGCTTCGCCGCCCAGCACGCCCCGCGCGACGTGGCGCTGGTCACCACCGACACCCTGCGCGTCGGCGGCCGCGAGCAGCTGCACAGCTATGGCCGCCAGCTCGGTATCGCCGTGCACGAGGCCGACAGTGCCGAAAGCCTGCTCGAACTGCTGGACCGCCTGCGCGACTACAAGCTGGTGCTGATCGACACCGCCGGCATGGGCCAGCGCGATCGCGCCCTGGCTGCCCAGCTGAACTGGCTGCGCGCCGCCCAGCAGGTCACCTCGCTGCTGGTGCTGCCCGCCAACTCCCATTTCGCCGATCTCGACGAGGTCGTGCGCCGCTTCGCCCACGCCAAACCCCAAGGCGTGGTGCTGACCAAACTCGACGAGACCGGCCGCTTCGGCAGCGCCTTGTCGGTGGTGGTCGACCACCAACTGCCCATCACCTGGGTGACTGACGGACAGCGGGTCCCCGACGACCTGCACCGCGCCAATGCCGCCAGTCTCGTTCTTCGTCTTGAAGATTTACGGCGCGCTGCCGATAAGCCCTGTACTCCGGAGCACAACCATGCAGTCGCGTGA
- a CDS encoding chemotaxis protein CheA: MSAVPDDIAADFIVEAQEILDRLGEQLVSLEQAPDEADQLNAVFRGFHTLKGGAGFLAIKPMVELCHAAEETLGMARSGQAVLQAHHFDAAQQSLDYLQAMLDAMGSGEPVPHAPASLIAQFDAKSGPPAVKAAPKAAAAAPVHDDGHAAPAPGAKAAPKGAAKGGAEAEQTVRVDTKRLDAIVNLIGELVLSRNRLKTLRTRLRDEELDRAVSTLDIATARLQTAVMRTRMQPVSKVFARFPKVARDVARTLSKEVELELIGAETELDRNLVEALADPLVHLVRNAIDHGIESPALREATGKPRSGHVRLSAQQEGDYVSIEIQDDGAGIDPERLREIARGKGLIDAEAAARLSTDECLHLIFMPGFSTKAEVTDISGRGVGMDVVQSRIRELSGQIQIQSELGRGSRFMIRVPLTLAILPTLLVQAGEAVYALPLARVVEVLHAPQTSLGWFDGRAVLDRRSHTLPLIDLRRWLGVPAEQPPLLTVVLLQAGETRFGLVVDQVRGREEVVIKPLPRALRGLPGYAGATLIGDGRMALILDVDGLRSSDH; the protein is encoded by the coding sequence ATGAGTGCTGTTCCAGACGATATTGCTGCCGATTTCATCGTCGAGGCCCAGGAAATCCTGGATCGCCTCGGCGAACAGCTGGTGTCGCTGGAACAGGCGCCAGACGAAGCCGACCAGCTCAACGCGGTGTTCCGCGGCTTCCACACGCTCAAGGGCGGCGCCGGCTTTCTGGCGATCAAACCCATGGTGGAACTGTGCCACGCCGCTGAAGAAACCCTCGGCATGGCACGCTCGGGCCAGGCGGTGCTGCAGGCGCATCATTTCGATGCCGCGCAGCAATCGCTGGACTATCTGCAGGCCATGCTGGATGCGATGGGTTCGGGCGAACCCGTGCCGCATGCACCGGCGTCGCTGATCGCGCAGTTCGACGCCAAGAGCGGCCCGCCAGCGGTCAAGGCCGCGCCCAAGGCAGCCGCTGCTGCGCCAGTGCACGACGACGGCCATGCTGCGCCGGCACCGGGCGCCAAGGCCGCACCGAAAGGTGCCGCCAAAGGCGGTGCCGAAGCCGAGCAGACCGTGCGCGTGGACACCAAGCGCCTGGACGCCATCGTCAACCTGATCGGCGAACTGGTGCTCTCGCGCAATCGTCTGAAGACCTTGCGTACCCGTCTGCGCGATGAAGAACTCGACCGCGCGGTCAGCACGCTGGACATCGCCACCGCCCGCCTGCAGACCGCAGTCATGCGCACCCGCATGCAGCCGGTGAGCAAGGTGTTCGCGCGCTTCCCCAAGGTGGCCCGCGACGTTGCGCGCACGCTGTCCAAGGAAGTGGAGCTGGAACTGATCGGTGCCGAAACCGAGCTCGATCGTAATCTGGTCGAAGCCCTGGCCGACCCGCTGGTGCACCTGGTGCGCAACGCCATCGACCATGGCATCGAATCGCCGGCCCTGCGCGAAGCCACCGGCAAACCGCGTAGTGGCCACGTGCGCCTGTCCGCGCAGCAGGAAGGCGACTACGTCAGCATCGAAATCCAGGACGATGGCGCCGGCATCGACCCGGAGCGGCTGCGCGAAATCGCGCGCGGCAAGGGCCTGATCGACGCCGAAGCGGCGGCACGTCTGAGCACCGACGAATGTCTGCATCTGATCTTCATGCCGGGCTTCTCGACCAAGGCCGAGGTCACCGATATCTCTGGCCGCGGCGTTGGCATGGACGTGGTGCAGTCACGCATCCGCGAGTTGAGCGGGCAGATCCAGATCCAGTCCGAACTGGGCCGTGGCAGCCGCTTCATGATCCGCGTGCCGCTGACCCTGGCGATCCTGCCTACGCTATTGGTGCAGGCCGGCGAAGCGGTCTACGCCTTGCCGCTGGCCCGCGTGGTGGAAGTGCTGCACGCCCCGCAGACCTCGCTGGGCTGGTTCGACGGCCGCGCCGTACTGGACCGCCGCTCGCACACCCTGCCCCTGATCGACCTGCGCCGCTGGCTGGGCGTACCCGCCGAACAACCGCCGCTACTGACCGTGGTGCTGCTGCAGGCCGGCGAAACCCGCTTCGGCCTGGTGGTGGACCAGGTCCGCGGCCGCGAGGAAGTGGTGATCAAGCCCCTGCCCCGCGCATTACGCGGCCTGCCCGGCTACGCCGGCGCCACCCTGATCGGCGATGGCCGCATGGCACTGATCCTGGATGTGGATGGATTGCGCTCCAGCGATCATTGA
- a CDS encoding SymE family type I addiction module toxin: MTRRRPPKASTSARPTRARTRPAPPKRVQWVVVEPDRTKLPPMLPPDPDASPQGPGTLRAPRRARRPRQCTVSYTHYPGAHDHGGDQHVPHVRLSGLWLEQLGFAIGTKLRITASEGQLLMEVLPPVEVPVKPRSVRR; encoded by the coding sequence ATGACACGCCGCCGCCCACCCAAGGCATCTACCAGCGCACGGCCCACCCGCGCGCGTACACGCCCCGCGCCACCCAAGCGGGTGCAGTGGGTCGTGGTGGAACCCGACCGCACCAAGCTGCCACCGATGCTGCCGCCCGACCCGGACGCCTCGCCGCAAGGCCCCGGCACGCTACGCGCACCCCGCCGCGCCCGCCGCCCGCGCCAATGCACCGTCAGCTACACCCATTACCCCGGCGCCCACGACCACGGCGGCGACCAGCACGTGCCCCACGTCCGCCTCAGCGGCCTATGGCTGGAACAACTGGGCTTTGCCATCGGCACCAAGCTGCGCATCACCGCCAGCGAAGGGCAGCTGCTGATGGAGGTGTTGCCGCCGGTAGAGGTGCCGGTCAAGCCGCGCAGCGTGCGGCGATGA